A stretch of the Streptosporangium sp. NBC_01755 genome encodes the following:
- a CDS encoding AAA family ATPase, protein MTSDDASDGRPQGPGTVAAKQPGLLPHRLRQPGMPREVLRRARLDHLFDELFAECNVLLVSAAPGSGKTVQAQLYGALTPLPISWITLDSSHSSPRRLLSGLEEALMTPRGSGQESGRHTAFHLETTLEEAASLIAGSVPPEPVLLVIDECEHLEYSEDAQSALGTFLEYCPEPLRILLLSRTDLTGPLRHRMLDGRIRLVTDTQLRLTSKENEHLGELLGGPPEQRARVHEATGGWTAGAAFSYRYGLHEQRLSHDLPSVIMNDVLSELTPAEQQFLLDSSVPDVLTRQTAAALCGDDAHALWDTLRTLHLPATTMTETTVVYHSLFRSFLHRQLLARDPQRRVELVRRYARFLLAHRHAEEATELYLSIDELGQAQTTAEMAAAALCDRSDWDTFLRWANRLGRERLHSSPQLLAALIRSLFGQRCFQETIELIRNLDRNGLLRAAMEADHALLATAAWALQSDPAEARRLLDRYQGDYRADVMRFMLSVCTDLTPAMPPLGSDWGDVERIMSWGLLLQGRVAELRALIPADPKAPVVNPNVILASIFAGKVEEAQGLWNRVPEEIRERPQSHFIEALLLLSEGERELALSAIRVALTDSRKTTFFLFPAYELLSGYILLQLGRREDAVAALQDGIERTATTGQTALLEWGQTYLGLALLVDDRAETARPLLNECVRSMNKAHRRLYLPFAAACLSEAEARCGDLDAAHEAADLAYHTAALMGSFTTLLPALRAFPDIAKREDARDPIGMRWRRLVIAPSARPLRLPTAVGNVRLGLQPFGPERDIWINGVPQKIGRMKIIELMALLVLHPNGIDRTRLQSVLFPDVPLRNGGNHFRQISFQFRRITGLSLDRRNGNLVGLPTDTVVDAADVRFEDLLRTASWASGDGRVLRLRAALEIVQGPYLGGSNLSWAEERRHHLDVVQEEARLELARLLVELGQPEQAREECEQLLALNRYSDPGYRLLVQIEHTIGSESSVLAAYRRAVAALQELGLGPGDARRLLEAKPAAPRREIRPQPGARAVRTNGT, encoded by the coding sequence GTGACCAGCGACGACGCCTCCGACGGCAGACCTCAGGGACCGGGCACTGTGGCGGCCAAGCAACCCGGGCTGCTCCCCCACCGCCTGCGCCAGCCCGGGATGCCCCGTGAGGTGCTGCGGCGCGCCCGACTCGACCATCTGTTCGACGAGCTGTTCGCTGAATGCAACGTGCTGCTCGTGTCGGCGGCACCGGGATCGGGCAAGACCGTTCAGGCACAGCTGTACGGCGCGCTGACCCCCCTGCCGATCTCCTGGATCACCCTGGACAGCTCGCACAGCTCGCCACGCCGACTGCTGTCCGGGCTCGAAGAGGCGCTGATGACGCCGCGCGGTTCCGGGCAGGAAAGCGGGCGCCACACGGCCTTCCATCTGGAAACGACACTGGAAGAGGCGGCGTCGCTCATCGCCGGTTCGGTGCCGCCGGAGCCCGTGCTGCTGGTCATCGACGAATGCGAACACCTCGAGTACTCCGAGGACGCGCAGTCGGCGCTGGGAACCTTTCTGGAGTACTGCCCCGAACCCCTGCGGATCCTGTTGCTCAGCCGGACCGATCTCACCGGCCCGCTTCGGCATCGGATGCTCGACGGCCGGATCCGGCTGGTGACCGACACTCAGCTTCGGCTGACGTCCAAGGAGAACGAGCACCTGGGCGAGCTGCTCGGAGGGCCGCCGGAACAACGGGCACGTGTCCACGAGGCGACCGGCGGCTGGACCGCGGGCGCGGCGTTCAGCTACCGCTACGGCCTCCACGAGCAGCGCCTGTCGCACGACCTGCCGTCGGTGATCATGAACGACGTGCTGTCCGAGCTGACACCCGCCGAACAGCAGTTCCTGCTGGACAGCTCGGTGCCCGACGTACTCACCCGGCAGACGGCGGCGGCGCTGTGCGGCGACGACGCGCATGCGCTCTGGGACACGCTCCGCACGCTGCACCTGCCGGCCACCACGATGACCGAGACCACGGTCGTCTATCACTCGTTGTTCCGCTCGTTCCTGCACCGCCAGCTGCTCGCCCGCGACCCGCAGCGGCGAGTCGAGCTGGTGCGACGGTACGCCCGCTTCCTGCTCGCCCACCGGCACGCCGAAGAGGCGACCGAGCTGTACCTGTCCATCGACGAGCTCGGTCAGGCACAGACGACCGCCGAGATGGCCGCGGCGGCCCTGTGCGATCGCTCCGACTGGGACACCTTCCTGCGCTGGGCGAACCGGCTCGGTCGCGAGCGGCTGCACAGCAGCCCCCAGCTGCTCGCCGCGCTGATCCGGTCGCTGTTCGGCCAGCGCTGCTTTCAGGAGACGATCGAGCTGATCCGCAACCTCGACCGCAACGGCCTGCTGCGGGCGGCGATGGAGGCCGACCACGCCCTGCTGGCCACCGCGGCGTGGGCGCTACAGTCCGACCCCGCTGAAGCCCGCCGGCTGCTCGACCGCTATCAGGGCGACTACCGGGCCGACGTCATGCGTTTCATGCTTTCGGTGTGCACCGACCTCACTCCCGCCATGCCGCCGCTCGGATCCGACTGGGGCGACGTGGAGCGGATCATGAGTTGGGGTCTGCTGCTGCAGGGCAGGGTCGCCGAACTCCGCGCGCTCATCCCGGCCGATCCCAAAGCTCCCGTGGTCAACCCCAATGTGATTCTGGCGTCGATCTTCGCCGGCAAGGTCGAAGAGGCGCAGGGTCTGTGGAACCGCGTCCCGGAAGAGATCCGGGAACGCCCGCAGTCACACTTCATCGAGGCCCTGCTGCTGCTGAGTGAGGGTGAGCGGGAGCTCGCGCTGTCGGCGATCAGGGTCGCGCTCACCGACAGCCGCAAGACCACCTTCTTCCTGTTCCCCGCCTACGAGCTGTTGTCCGGCTACATCCTGCTCCAACTCGGCCGGCGGGAGGATGCGGTCGCCGCGCTCCAGGACGGCATCGAGCGCACCGCGACCACGGGTCAGACGGCGCTGCTGGAGTGGGGTCAGACATACCTCGGGCTCGCGCTGCTCGTCGACGACCGTGCCGAAACCGCGCGACCGTTGCTGAACGAGTGCGTGCGGTCGATGAACAAGGCACATCGGCGGCTCTACCTGCCGTTCGCGGCCGCATGCCTGTCCGAAGCCGAAGCACGCTGCGGCGACCTTGACGCCGCGCACGAGGCCGCCGACCTCGCCTACCACACGGCGGCCCTGATGGGCAGCTTCACCACCTTACTGCCTGCCCTTCGGGCATTCCCGGACATCGCCAAGCGGGAGGACGCCCGCGACCCGATCGGCATGCGCTGGCGGAGGCTCGTCATCGCCCCGTCGGCCCGGCCGCTCCGCCTGCCCACCGCGGTGGGCAACGTCCGGCTGGGGCTGCAACCGTTCGGACCGGAACGCGACATCTGGATCAACGGCGTGCCCCAGAAGATCGGCCGCATGAAGATCATCGAGCTGATGGCGCTGCTGGTTCTGCATCCCAATGGGATCGACCGCACCCGATTGCAGAGCGTCCTGTTCCCGGACGTCCCTCTGCGCAACGGCGGCAACCACTTCCGCCAGATCTCGTTCCAGTTCCGGCGGATCACGGGGCTGTCGCTGGACCGGCGCAACGGGAACCTGGTGGGCCTGCCGACCGACACCGTCGTCGACGCTGCGGACGTGCGGTTCGAGGACCTTCTGCGGACCGCCAGCTGGGCGAGCGGCGACGGGCGAGTTCTCCGGCTTCGCGCCGCCCTTGAGATCGTCCAGGGCCCCTATTTGGGTGGCAGCAACCTGAGCTGGGCCGAGGAGCGACGCCATCACCTCGACGTCGTTCAAGAGGAGGCGCGCCTGGAACTGGCCCGGCTGCTGGTCGAGCTCGGCCAACCCGAGCAGGCCCGCGAGGAGTGCGAACAGCTGCTGGCGCTCAACCGGTACAGCGACCCGGGATACCGGCTGCTCGTCCAGATCGAGCATACGATCGGCAGCGAGAGCTCCGTCCTGGCCGCCTATCGCCGGGCGGTGGCCGCGTTGCAGGAGCTCGGCCTTGGACCCGGCGACGCCCGCCGGCTGCTCGAGGCCAAACCCGCCGCACCCCGACGCGAGATCCGACCCCAACCCGGTGCGCGCGCCGTTAGAACCAACGGAACCTGA
- a CDS encoding VOC family protein yields the protein MSLIQEMGYAAYGVRDLDHAVEFFRNVCQLEVTERGDGVVFLSGDKRHHWVRLEQRAEPGLIRLGYRAVDAAAIDEVARRLDRLGVAYQRVEDFVHNRVTGALRFTAPDGFEYEVYEQMLSLPASPAPARGIACLLHAVIFVTDVAKARQFYTDALGMLVSDRIEEVITFLRCGNQYHHSLALARGEAGKLDHIAMLVDEMDDVLAFRAHGVVTDTLAGDVVKHVASNSVSVYLRDVVEGIGVEYCNGHDAIADESYPGRLIKAGPTTVNAWAAGFPVRPPMDSLDKQAAVGTGRGGGTAAGAAASGAPEPSAADA from the coding sequence ATGAGTCTGATTCAGGAGATGGGCTACGCGGCCTACGGCGTCCGCGATCTCGACCATGCGGTCGAGTTCTTCCGCAACGTCTGCCAGTTGGAGGTAACCGAGCGGGGCGACGGCGTGGTGTTCCTCAGCGGCGACAAGCGCCACCACTGGGTGCGCCTGGAGCAGCGCGCGGAACCCGGTCTGATCCGGCTGGGCTACCGGGCCGTGGACGCCGCCGCGATCGACGAGGTGGCGCGCAGGCTGGACCGGCTCGGGGTGGCGTACCAGCGGGTCGAGGACTTCGTACACAACCGGGTCACCGGGGCGCTGCGTTTCACCGCGCCGGACGGTTTCGAATACGAGGTCTACGAGCAGATGCTGAGCCTGCCGGCGTCGCCCGCCCCGGCGCGCGGCATCGCGTGCCTGCTGCACGCGGTGATCTTCGTGACTGACGTCGCGAAGGCGCGGCAGTTCTACACCGACGCGCTCGGCATGCTGGTCTCCGACCGCATCGAGGAGGTCATCACCTTCCTGCGATGCGGAAACCAGTACCACCACTCGCTCGCACTCGCCCGGGGCGAGGCCGGCAAGCTGGACCACATCGCGATGCTCGTCGACGAGATGGATGACGTGCTGGCGTTCCGCGCCCACGGCGTGGTCACCGACACCCTCGCCGGTGACGTGGTCAAGCATGTGGCGTCCAACTCCGTCTCGGTTTACCTGCGCGACGTGGTCGAGGGCATCGGCGTCGAGTACTGCAACGGCCACGATGCGATCGCCGACGAGAGTTACCCGGGCCGGTTGATCAAGGCTGGGCCGACCACGGTGAACGCATGGGCGGCCGGTTTCCCCGTGCGGCCACCGATGGATTCGCTGGACAAGCAGGCTGCCGTGGGAACAGGGCGGGGTGGCGGCACCGCGGCCGGGGCGGCCGCGAGCGGGGCCCCCGAACCATCGGCGGCGGACGCGTGA
- a CDS encoding dihydrodipicolinate synthase family protein, translated as MARFGRLEAREWARAEMRGVCNVIIPSFTSDLRGLNEAAIRHDVRREIELGFKGALVVAETATTPDEYVQMVEWAADEAGDDLVLLFQASFNTLAENIEMAKRCQEAGTDMVLLSYPPSFYPASLREIYDYTEAFCAETDMAVLLFPVPLWGFERLHPASIPIEMLTEMVDNIPNVAAIKAEGGMPAIAGFTEAWNALGDRVVVTMPLEQQAIPLATILPLQLIATSNTECLGGAVPRMLSLCQQGRHAEAMELYWKVDPARRANERIGVAGTNSVHRMAWKYQAWLTGFNGGPLRMPTQRLVAAQMNGYRAGAAAAGILDAPEADAEFFIGRNPA; from the coding sequence ATGGCCCGTTTCGGACGCCTGGAGGCTCGCGAATGGGCCCGCGCCGAGATGCGGGGGGTGTGCAATGTGATCATCCCCTCCTTCACCAGCGACCTGCGGGGACTGAACGAGGCGGCGATCCGGCACGACGTCCGCCGGGAGATCGAGCTCGGCTTCAAGGGCGCACTGGTCGTGGCCGAGACCGCGACGACCCCGGACGAGTACGTGCAGATGGTCGAATGGGCCGCCGACGAGGCGGGCGACGACCTGGTGCTGCTTTTCCAGGCGAGCTTCAACACACTCGCGGAGAACATCGAGATGGCGAAGCGGTGCCAGGAGGCCGGCACCGACATGGTTCTGCTGTCCTACCCGCCCAGCTTCTACCCGGCCTCGCTGCGCGAGATCTACGACTACACCGAGGCCTTCTGCGCGGAGACCGACATGGCGGTGCTGCTGTTCCCGGTGCCGCTGTGGGGTTTCGAGCGCCTGCACCCGGCGTCCATCCCGATCGAGATGCTCACCGAGATGGTCGACAACATTCCGAACGTGGCCGCCATCAAGGCCGAGGGCGGCATGCCCGCCATCGCCGGGTTCACCGAGGCATGGAACGCCCTCGGCGACCGGGTGGTCGTCACGATGCCGTTGGAGCAGCAGGCCATCCCGCTGGCCACCATCCTGCCATTGCAGCTCATCGCGACCTCGAACACCGAGTGCCTCGGCGGCGCGGTGCCGCGGATGTTGTCACTGTGCCAGCAGGGCCGTCACGCCGAGGCGATGGAGCTGTACTGGAAGGTCGACCCGGCCCGGCGGGCGAACGAGCGGATCGGGGTCGCGGGCACGAACAGCGTGCACCGCATGGCCTGGAAGTACCAGGCGTGGCTGACCGGCTTCAACGGCGGCCCCCTGCGGATGCCCACCCAGCGGCTCGTGGCGGCGCAGATGAACGGCTACCGCGCCGGCGCCGCCGCCGCCGGGATCCTGGACGCGCCGGAGGCGGACGCGGAATTCTTCATCGGTCGCAATCCCGCCTGA
- a CDS encoding ornithine cyclodeaminase family protein: MTLILSDKDVRGLADMPTLVDALEHGLREEATGPGAILPERMNLALGLTLFRVMPAILPASGVLGLKFFYGTLSEGVRYSVMVSAIDGGEVLAVVDAAYLTALRTGATSGVATRYLASPDARTVGLIGSGMEAETNLAAVCAVRPIETVRVYSRNPARRSDFARRMSARFGIAIEPVDTPEQAVAGTDVVVVATNTGRGGDVAFRGEWLTAGQHVVSIGSTATFLREIDENTFLRPEVVVFDAAPAQVGAESGDVVALIAEHPGWEPHGILDDVLAGRLARTDPGQITLFKSVGTAAQDLIGALALYRSASARGVGLVVPELAEPKAF; encoded by the coding sequence GTGACCTTGATCCTGAGCGACAAGGATGTCCGCGGCCTCGCGGACATGCCCACCCTTGTCGATGCGCTCGAACACGGCCTCCGGGAGGAGGCGACCGGGCCTGGCGCGATCTTGCCGGAGCGCATGAACCTCGCGCTGGGCTTGACGTTGTTCCGTGTGATGCCGGCGATCCTTCCGGCCTCCGGGGTGCTCGGCCTGAAGTTCTTCTACGGCACCCTGTCCGAGGGGGTCCGGTATTCGGTCATGGTCTCGGCGATCGATGGCGGCGAGGTGCTCGCGGTGGTCGACGCCGCCTACCTCACGGCTCTGCGGACCGGCGCGACCAGCGGCGTCGCGACCCGGTATCTGGCCAGCCCGGACGCGCGTACGGTCGGGCTGATCGGATCGGGCATGGAAGCCGAGACGAATTTGGCGGCGGTCTGCGCGGTTCGCCCGATCGAGACGGTGCGGGTCTACAGCAGGAACCCGGCGCGGCGGTCCGATTTCGCCCGGCGGATGTCGGCGAGGTTCGGAATCGCGATCGAGCCGGTCGATACGCCGGAGCAGGCGGTCGCCGGAACCGATGTGGTGGTGGTGGCCACCAACACCGGCCGCGGCGGGGATGTCGCCTTCCGCGGTGAATGGCTCACGGCCGGGCAACATGTCGTGTCGATCGGATCGACGGCGACGTTCCTGCGGGAGATCGACGAGAACACCTTCCTGCGCCCGGAAGTGGTGGTTTTCGATGCCGCGCCGGCACAGGTCGGGGCCGAGTCGGGGGACGTCGTGGCCTTGATCGCCGAGCACCCGGGCTGGGAACCGCACGGCATTCTCGACGACGTGCTGGCCGGACGCCTCGCGCGTACCGATCCGGGACAGATCACCCTGTTCAAGTCCGTGGGCACGGCGGCGCAGGACCTGATCGGCGCGCTTGCCCTGTACCGGAGCGCCAGCGCTCGCGGCGTCGGACTCGTTGTGCCTGAACTGGCCGAACCCAAGGCGTTCTGA
- a CDS encoding DUF7065 domain-containing protein has protein sequence MTAVDDGPHIPPAGKGPAWQESWSLDWYDPESGAAGAYRLRTDWARRTAEVRTWTAIGAEVAKDVQTIVRPGDTPGGGHVGTLRFGDLLVRTVMPLRSYVVAAGRPGSEVQYTAFTEPFRFSMSGQRADPGGEYYESFGRVTGTVQAGGRALELSTYAFYRHIWGVPATDTHPVQSVRGVFGEDLFFSIVEYRTPTGRAPLGYLFEGGEFHGVEKVRFRTETDDGGTPRGCDLLIATADRRDFRIPGVVAVSTGDGPGFATFDLGRRRGGGILEVHDHRG, from the coding sequence TTGACCGCCGTCGACGACGGCCCACACATCCCGCCGGCGGGCAAAGGTCCTGCCTGGCAGGAGAGCTGGTCACTGGATTGGTACGACCCCGAGTCCGGCGCCGCGGGCGCGTACCGCCTCCGGACGGACTGGGCACGGAGAACCGCGGAGGTCCGTACGTGGACGGCCATCGGGGCCGAGGTGGCCAAGGACGTTCAGACCATCGTCCGGCCCGGCGACACGCCGGGGGGCGGCCACGTGGGCACCCTGCGGTTCGGAGACCTGCTGGTGCGCACGGTCATGCCATTGCGCTCGTATGTCGTGGCGGCCGGGCGCCCAGGTTCCGAAGTCCAGTACACCGCCTTCACCGAACCTTTCCGGTTCTCGATGAGCGGGCAACGCGCCGACCCCGGCGGCGAGTACTACGAGTCGTTCGGGAGGGTCACCGGGACGGTCCAGGCCGGCGGCCGGGCACTGGAACTGTCGACGTACGCTTTCTACCGGCACATCTGGGGCGTGCCGGCCACAGACACGCATCCGGTGCAGTCAGTGCGCGGCGTGTTCGGCGAGGACCTGTTCTTCTCGATCGTCGAATACCGGACTCCCACCGGCCGCGCCCCGCTGGGCTACCTGTTCGAGGGCGGGGAGTTCCACGGCGTGGAGAAGGTCCGATTCCGCACCGAGACCGACGACGGGGGGACGCCGCGCGGATGTGACCTGCTGATCGCGACCGCGGACCGGCGGGACTTCCGGATCCCGGGCGTGGTGGCCGTGAGCACCGGCGACGGGCCCGGCTTCGCCACCTTCGATCTCGGCCGCCGCCGCGGCGGCGGCATCCTCGAAGTGCATGACCATCGCGGTTGA
- a CDS encoding AMP-binding protein produces MIRLRIPADRRDRHRRAGHWRDRFVDGFVAEAARVRPDTVAVVDGARTLTYRELEHSVQAVAAGLAELGVRRGEVVSWQLPNWYEAVVLHHAVLRLGAVSNPIIPIYRQREVRYILAQAESRVVVVPGTFRGFDYPDMVAQLRPQLPDLRHVVVARSTDEAALPFEDLLGGDPGSLPPVTRGADDAILLMFTSGTTADPKGVLHTHNTLDYENRSIIEVYDLGADDVVFMPSPITHITGLLYGLQLPAMLGTRVVLQDIWEPTAALRLIETEGCSFTVAATPFLHGLVHHPELASFDVTSLRVFACGGADVPPALIRQAGDLLGCTATRVYGSTEFPTLSTSPPHAPEDRRAETDGRAIAPAEFRIVDEADKDVPVGEVGELLVRGPELFPHYLRDADNDGAFTADGWFRTGDLAAADAGGYIAIRGRKKDIVLRGGENISVIEVENLLFEHPAVREVAIVAMPDPVMVERACAFVVPVPGATPTLDELVAFLLGKQLAKQKLPERLEIVAELPKTQSGKVQKFRLREHVQERLKAAGEHPAPGVNR; encoded by the coding sequence GTGATCCGGCTCCGCATCCCCGCTGACCGGCGCGACCGCCACCGGCGCGCCGGTCACTGGCGGGATCGGTTCGTCGACGGCTTCGTCGCTGAGGCCGCCCGCGTCCGGCCCGACACGGTGGCGGTGGTGGACGGGGCGAGGACCCTGACCTATCGCGAGCTCGAGCACTCGGTGCAGGCGGTGGCGGCGGGCCTGGCGGAACTCGGCGTGCGGCGCGGCGAGGTCGTCTCCTGGCAGCTGCCGAACTGGTACGAGGCCGTCGTGCTGCACCATGCGGTGCTCCGGCTGGGTGCGGTCAGCAACCCGATCATCCCGATTTACCGCCAGCGCGAGGTCCGCTACATCCTGGCGCAGGCGGAAAGCCGGGTCGTCGTGGTGCCCGGGACCTTCCGGGGCTTCGACTACCCGGACATGGTCGCGCAGCTGCGCCCGCAACTGCCGGACCTGCGGCATGTCGTCGTCGCCCGGTCCACGGACGAGGCGGCGCTGCCGTTCGAGGACCTGCTCGGCGGTGACCCCGGCAGCCTCCCACCGGTCACCCGCGGCGCGGACGACGCGATCCTGCTCATGTTCACCTCCGGCACGACCGCGGACCCGAAGGGCGTGCTGCACACCCACAACACACTCGACTACGAGAATCGCAGCATCATCGAGGTCTATGACCTCGGCGCGGACGACGTGGTGTTCATGCCCTCACCGATCACCCACATCACCGGGCTGCTCTACGGCCTCCAGCTGCCGGCCATGCTCGGTACGCGGGTCGTGCTGCAGGACATCTGGGAGCCCACAGCGGCGCTGCGGCTGATCGAGACGGAGGGCTGCTCGTTCACCGTCGCGGCCACGCCGTTTCTGCACGGACTCGTCCACCATCCCGAGCTCGCGTCGTTCGACGTGACCTCGCTGCGCGTGTTCGCGTGCGGGGGTGCCGATGTGCCACCGGCACTGATCCGGCAAGCCGGCGACCTGCTCGGTTGCACCGCGACCCGGGTGTACGGCTCGACCGAGTTTCCGACCTTGTCCACCTCGCCGCCGCACGCACCCGAGGACAGGCGCGCCGAGACCGATGGGAGGGCCATCGCGCCCGCCGAGTTCCGCATCGTCGATGAGGCCGATAAGGATGTCCCGGTCGGCGAGGTCGGCGAGCTGCTCGTACGTGGACCCGAGCTTTTTCCGCACTACCTGCGCGATGCCGACAACGACGGTGCCTTTACCGCTGACGGCTGGTTCCGTACCGGAGACCTCGCGGCGGCCGACGCCGGGGGATACATCGCGATCCGCGGGCGCAAGAAGGACATCGTGCTGCGCGGCGGGGAGAACATCAGCGTCATCGAGGTCGAGAACCTGCTGTTCGAGCACCCGGCGGTGCGGGAGGTCGCGATTGTCGCGATGCCTGATCCGGTGATGGTCGAACGGGCCTGTGCGTTCGTCGTCCCCGTGCCGGGCGCGACGCCGACTCTCGACGAGCTGGTCGCGTTTCTGCTGGGCAAGCAACTGGCCAAGCAGAAGCTGCCGGAACGGCTCGAGATCGTCGCGGAGTTGCCGAAGACCCAGTCCGGCAAGGTCCAGAAGTTCCGGCTCCGCGAGCACGTCCAGGAAAGGCTCAAGGCGGCGGGGGAGCACCCGGCCCCGGGCGTGAACCGGTAA
- a CDS encoding CaiB/BaiF CoA transferase family protein, whose amino-acid sequence MNQGPLSGIRVIEAGRFASAPSCATILADWGAEVIKLEPPHGDPARGPGSLPGTNGAAGVNPRFDVHNRTRRSVALDLTTLAGQTVARRLIGTADVFVTNMRPVALTRLGLDSATLRAADPRLIYAQVTGYGQGDAQDRRSYDHGAFWSYSGMAALFRDSAGTPPQPAGGMGDRATGSALAGAVCAALFARQRTGHGDHVSVSLLRTAMWLMASDVADALRDPGVPRSIDRLTAPIPTVNCFRCRDGRWLWLQSMLPERDWDVLLTALDARWLDDDPRFRGGDPRLLAESGAALVETLDEIFRQRPRDEWCRRLSAAGLTVAPVQDLADAVRDPVVLGSGAVRQVRYAGGHYATVDSPCTFAGAPSAPGYPAPAVGAHTEEVVAALGFTGTELAELRAGGACGAAPLPG is encoded by the coding sequence GTGAATCAAGGACCACTGTCCGGCATCCGGGTGATCGAGGCCGGCCGCTTCGCCTCCGCACCGTCCTGCGCGACCATTCTCGCCGACTGGGGCGCCGAGGTGATCAAGCTTGAGCCGCCGCACGGTGACCCGGCACGAGGGCCAGGTTCGCTCCCCGGCACTAATGGCGCCGCCGGGGTCAATCCGCGATTCGACGTGCACAACCGGACACGCCGCAGTGTCGCGCTCGACCTGACCACCCTGGCAGGCCAAACCGTGGCGCGACGGCTGATCGGGACCGCGGACGTCTTCGTCACCAACATGCGTCCGGTCGCGCTGACACGGTTGGGCCTGGACAGCGCGACGCTTCGCGCCGCGGACCCGCGACTGATCTACGCACAGGTCACCGGCTACGGGCAGGGCGACGCCCAAGATCGGCGCAGCTACGACCACGGCGCGTTCTGGTCGTATTCCGGCATGGCCGCTCTGTTCCGTGACAGCGCGGGTACGCCACCCCAACCCGCCGGCGGCATGGGCGACCGGGCCACCGGCTCGGCGCTCGCCGGGGCGGTCTGCGCCGCCCTGTTCGCGCGGCAGCGCACCGGGCATGGTGACCACGTCTCGGTTTCCCTGCTCCGCACCGCGATGTGGCTGATGGCCTCTGATGTCGCGGACGCGCTGCGTGACCCGGGTGTGCCGCGCAGCATCGACCGCCTCACCGCGCCGATCCCCACCGTCAACTGCTTCCGATGCCGCGACGGCCGCTGGCTCTGGCTGCAGTCGATGCTCCCGGAACGGGACTGGGATGTTCTGCTGACGGCGCTGGACGCGCGCTGGCTCGACGACGACCCGCGCTTTCGTGGAGGCGATCCCAGGTTGCTCGCCGAGTCCGGCGCCGCCCTGGTCGAGACGCTCGACGAGATCTTCCGCCAGCGCCCGCGCGACGAATGGTGCCGGCGTCTTTCCGCGGCCGGCCTTACCGTGGCCCCGGTACAGGATCTGGCCGATGCCGTGCGCGACCCGGTCGTCCTCGGCAGCGGCGCGGTCCGGCAGGTCCGGTACGCGGGAGGGCACTACGCCACGGTCGATTCACCCTGTACCTTCGCCGGCGCCCCGTCGGCCCCCGGGTACCCGGCCCCCGCGGTCGGTGCGCACACCGAGGAGGTTGTCGCCGCACTGGGCTTCACCGGCACCGAACTGGCTGAACTGCGGGCCGGCGGCGCGTGTGGCGCCGCGCCGCTTCCGGGCTGA
- a CDS encoding SDR family NAD(P)-dependent oxidoreductase, whose translation MIIEGVLSGRTALMVGTSPNIGAGIAIELARAGARVGCVDRDPHLAALTAKDIAEGGGAAHAVGCDATDPAAVTRAVDEVTESLGPIDLLVNGAVVYAVKGLLEMEFTQWRRQLAVMLDSAFLFSSLIAKRLVADGRSGAIVNLISTAGHQGEPGNIGYATAKGGLLNMTRSAATELAPHGIRVNSLTPTATDPAEAMARAQRWGVPGPDEATRAALALAERQLPLGALPSPSDYGRAAVFLCSDAARMITGIDLPVDAGSLARYWRAKPVEGP comes from the coding sequence ATGATCATCGAAGGAGTACTCAGCGGCCGGACGGCGTTGATGGTGGGCACCAGCCCCAACATCGGCGCCGGCATCGCCATCGAGCTCGCCCGGGCCGGCGCCCGCGTGGGCTGCGTGGACCGCGATCCGCACCTGGCCGCGCTGACGGCCAAGGACATCGCCGAGGGGGGCGGTGCCGCCCATGCCGTCGGCTGCGATGCCACCGATCCGGCGGCGGTGACCCGTGCCGTCGACGAGGTGACCGAGTCCCTCGGCCCGATCGACCTGCTCGTCAACGGTGCCGTCGTCTATGCGGTCAAGGGGCTGCTCGAGATGGAGTTCACCCAGTGGCGGCGGCAACTGGCGGTCATGCTCGACAGCGCGTTCCTGTTCTCCTCACTCATCGCGAAGAGGCTGGTCGCCGACGGCCGCAGCGGCGCGATCGTGAACCTCATCTCGACTGCGGGACACCAGGGCGAGCCGGGGAACATCGGCTACGCGACGGCCAAGGGCGGCCTGCTCAACATGACGCGATCGGCCGCGACCGAACTCGCGCCGCACGGAATCCGGGTCAACAGCCTCACCCCGACCGCGACCGACCCGGCCGAGGCCATGGCTCGTGCGCAGCGGTGGGGCGTGCCGGGTCCGGACGAGGCGACCCGTGCGGCGCTGGCGCTGGCCGAGAGGCAACTGCCGCTGGGGGCACTGCCGTCGCCGTCGGACTACGGCCGCGCAGCGGTGTTCCTGTGCTCGGACGCCGCTCGCATGATCACCGGTATTGATCTGCCGGTCGACGCCGGTTCGCTCGCGCGGTACTGGCGGGCCAAGCCGGTCGAAGGCCCGTGA